DNA sequence from the Salmo trutta chromosome 28, fSalTru1.1, whole genome shotgun sequence genome:
ccccccaaatggcttcctagctattccctatatagtgcactacttttgaccagggttcagcaccctattccctatatagtgcactactttagaccagggttcagcaccctattccctttatagtgcactacagtacttttgaccagggttcagcaccctattccctatatagtgcactacagtacttttgaccagggttcagcaccctattccctatatagtgcactacagtactttagaccagggttcagcaccctattccctatatagtgcactacagtacttttgaccagggttcagcaccctattccctatatagtgcactactttagaccagggttcagcaccctattccctatatagtgcactactttagaccagggttcagcaccctattccctatatagtgcactacagtactttagaccagggttcagcaccctattccctatatagtgcactacagtacttttgaccagggttcagcaccctattccctatatagtgcactactttagaccagggttcagcaccctattccctttatagtgcactacagtacttttgaccagggttcagcaccctattccctatatagtgcactatttttgaccagagtttgcatcccaaatagcaccctattctctatatagtgcactacttttggccagagcttgtatcccaaatagcaccctattccctatataaaagtagtgcactataaagggagtagtgtgccatttgggacgtagatcTGTGTGAACAGGTCTGAGAAACTGAATGCTGGGATATGTTGACCAGGAAGTTTTTCTCATCGCCTGAAGGAAGCAGGGAAATACATTTAGGAGGAGAtgaaggatgatgatgatggggttgTATGTGTCTGATGTAGAAGAGTTAACATCCATACAGACAGTACAGGGCTattaggcaggtagcctagcaggcaGCCCAgcggttgggccagtaaccgaaaggaagCTGGTTCGATTACCCGAgccaacaaggtaaaaatctgttgatgttccctgagcaaggcacttaaccctaatttgctccaagAGTGCTGTACTattatggctgaccctgtaaaacaacacattacactgcacctatccagtgtatTTGACAATACAACATATTTTATTCAATTGTTTTATTGACTCTGTTTGTGTAGGTTGTACTGTACACTGTACATTTGGAACTGTGGAATTTTCTCCATTCCTCCAGACAATTATGCATGTGGAATCCGGTCTTTCTCTTCCTTCACCTCTCTCTTACTCTGCCAAAGAGAGACCgacagtgagagagggaaagggagcgGGAGGCAGTGGTGGAGCGGAGCACTGTCGACAAATGAATGCAGCAGAGCAGGCTGACTCTGCAgcccactcccacacacacacacacacacacacacacacacacacacactgcatctgcACAGCACAGGGAGACAACCAGAGCACTGGGATATTACCACAGCACTGGGATATTACTACAGCACTGGGACATTACCACAACacatgttgacgttgagactagtaccctcaaaacaccagtctcaacgtcaacagtgaagaggcgactccgggttcctctgtccagtgtctgttttcttttgcccgtcttaatcttttctttttattggctagTTTGAGatttgtctttttctttgcaactctgcctagaaggccagcatcctttcaaaaacaaggatatttctaagtgaccccaaacttttgaacgttagtgtacatagaccgccaccccttgtcttaccagaggctgctgttctaacctgccgatagtgtataaccggccagctgtatgttattcatgtcgtcattcagccatgactcggtgaaacatgatattgcagtttttaaagtcccgttggtagttccctctctctttctctcgtgctCTGTCTCATGGTCCTCCCTGCGTCCTCCTGTGTCTCTCCCCAGGGAGCTGTGTAGGGGAACCCGGGTAGAAGagcgggtgggggggggggggggggggggggggtagaggagggggttaGCCGGGAGTTGGGTACAGGATGGGGGGAGTCGGGagtgggggtagaggaggggtaaCTGGGAGGGTGGTAGACCTCGCTTCCCCCTCCCCCCTACATCTTCACCccctccctcctgctccctccctccttccgtcAGTGGATAATGCAATTGAATCACCACTAGTCATTCCTTTCTTTAGATATCACTATTCAGCCCTTCTTAGAACAGAATATAGAGTAACATGGATGCTAGCCTGCAATAATTCCTGTAGCGGGAAGACATGGTtgatgtttacactgtatttacTGTGAATGCTTAACATATGTTGTTACTCACTTCCCCACACTGCGTTTCCAGGCTAGATTTCCAAGCCAACACCTATGTGATGGTGAGGAGCTGTGGTTCTGTATTCGGTGTCTGGTGTGTCATGTGAAGAGCAAGGCTGCCCCCTACTGGTTAGGTGATGTAAGTGTACTGAATACTGAATCTAGTGGGCTGTTCTCATATGCTAATTTACCAACAACCCTTTCTTCTCTAGTGGATCCCATTTTAGATTACCTAATCGGCTGTATCTCAATTCGTATTCCGTGTGTCCTAGCATCCTATTTCATCTCCTTCTCAGTCATATCGGAGGAGATATGAGTCTAATGTCCCTCCCCTCAAACCTCCATCCTCTCCAATGCTTTTTGAGAAGGAGGACTTGAGTACAAGCTCATGTCTCGGTCCCAGCTCGTTTCAATGTGTATCACGTAAGTTCCTCACTACAGAGCGATTGAAATGGACAGgtaatttctgattgagaggcTATATCTAGCGTTaactgtgaatgcagtctctgcgaACACAGAAACATTGTGATTGAATAGAACCCTAGATATAGAACACAATGTAAAACCTCCAATAATGTGCATCAGACTCTATCAGACTGTTGAAATTATTCAGCTTTATTCCATAAATACAGATTCAGTTCCTAATTTCATGCTCCAAATTAAATACCTCACAGTAAATATTTAAATACTCAATTTTCATAATGCAGTATCATCCAATATAAACCCTCATTTTAATTTATACAGATGTATACAAACATTTTAGATTGTGCCATATCTGACCAAACTGTCCTTCCAATTTGATTGATGTGGATTCTGCGGTCCTATTTGAAAACCAAAATGGTAACATGGCTTTTAATGAAGAGTTACCATAAGTTGTTAGACCTGGAGGTTTACATTCTGTGGCATTCCAAACTCCATTTCTGTTATTATTTTCATGTTCATATTTCAGGTGATCAACTCCTTGCTGGAGAAAATCAGAGCAGCCTGTTTGCAGAGTGCACAGCCTACAATACAATTCACAAATAATGTCCAGGATTCTGTGTAATTTACCACAGGGCACCGTGTTATTTTTTGTTGGTAGAAGGTCCTGTTTTATGATACTGTCCATCACagaaggttggtggcaccttaattggggaggagaggcttgtggtaatgactggagtggaattagtggaacgctatcaaatacgtcaaacatggtttccaggtgtttgattccattccatttgctctgttccagccattattatgagccgttcgcccctcaacagcctccactgctgtataTGATGTGAAGTTGCTAGGAAACGTCCTTGTGGCACTTCTGGTGGTGTTTGGGTCTTCTCACATCCCCTCTAGGTTGAGGGGAAGCTCCTTGCATCTACAGGTCAACATGGAAACACCTCTTTCAATTacaatgtaataaccaaaaacTCAACCGAAAAAAACGACAGAAAACTAATGTAGACTAATGTCGATTTTGCAACAATTTTGACAAACAAAAGTCAGATATACAATAATTATACACAATTCGAGAATTATAAGGTCATATCTGCAACAGAGTTGACTTTGTTCTGTATCATGTTCTTTACCTATAAAGTACTCTACAAAAATGTGCTTGCATCATTCTAACCAATCAGGGATTGGAACTTTATTATcatctttttgcagatagaaccttctaATTCTAAGATCACGAAttgttatatacagttgaagtcggaagtttacatacacttatgttggaatcattaaaactcgtttttcaaccactccacaaatttcttgttaacaaactatcgttttggcaagtcggttaggacatctactttatgcacgacacaagtaatttttccaacaattgtttacggacagattattttacttattcgctgtatcacaattccagtgggtcagaagtttacatacactaagttgactgtacctttaaacagcttggaaaattccagaaaatgatgtcatggctttagaagcttctgataggctaattgacatcattcgactcaattggaggtgtgcatgtggatgtatttcaaggcctaccttcaaactcagtgcctctttgcttgacatcatgggaaaatcaaaagaaatcacccaagacatcagaaaaaaatgtagacctccacaagtctggttcatccttgggagcgatttccaaacgcctgaaggtaccgcgttcatctgtacaaacaatagtactcaagtataaacaccatgtgaccacgcagccgtcataccgctcaggaaggagacgcattctgtctcctagagatgaacgtactttggcacgaaaagtgcaaatcaatcccagaacaacagcaaaggaccttgtgaagatgctggaggaaacaggtacaaaagtatctatatccacagtaaaacgagtcctatatcgacataacctgaaggccgctcagcaaggaagaagccactgctccaaaactgccataaaaaatccagactacggtttgcaactgcacatggggacaaagattgtactttttagagaaatgtcctctggtctgatgaaacaaaaatagaactgtttggccataatgaccatcattatgtttggaggaaaaagggggaggcttgcaagccgaagaacaccatcccaaccgtgaagcacgggggtggcagcatcatgttgtgggggtgctttgctgcaggagggactggtgcacttcacgaaatagatggcatcatgaggaggaaagttatgtggatatattgaagcaacatctcaagacctcagtcaggaagttaaagcttggtcgcaaatgggtcttccaaatggacaaagaccccaagcatacttccaaagttgtggcaaaacggcttaaggacaacaaagtcaaggtattggagtggccatcacaaatccctgacctcaatcctatagaaaatgtgtgtgcagaactgaaaaagcgtgtgcgagcaaggaggcctacaaacttgactcagttacaccagctctgtcaggaggaatgggccaaaattcacccaacttattctgggaagcttgtggaaggctacctgaaacgtttgacccaagttaaacaatttaaaggcaatgctaccaaatactaattgagtgtatgtaaacttctgacccactgggaatgtgatgaacgaaatacaagctgaaataaatcattctctactattattctgacatttctttcttaaaatgaagtggtgatcctaactgacctaagacaggtacattttactaggattaaatgtcaggaattgtgaaaaactgagttgaaaaatattttgttaaggtgtatgtaaacttccaacttcaactgtgtatatatatatatatatatatatattctaacaACATTTATCTTAACCCTGGAGTGAACATTGTTCTGTTCACACTGTTTTTTTCAAATCGGAGCAAGAGTTTTAATCTAACTCAAACCAGGGTAAAAATGTGAATATTGGTGTTGAGCTTGTGCAGAGATGACAGGGTTTAATATGACTAAATGACTTTGGTACCTTCTGTGTTGGGGAACCCCAGGTTGTTCAAGCTGAATCTGTCACCTCTGCACACTGGTAGACACCGACCGATACAACACACATTTAACAGTTACCTCCCCTCTTTTTAATATCCTGTCCATACTATTTCACAGACTCCCTACCTGAAACGTCCTGTGATGGCTCAGATATAAATGATCTTCATTTTCCTACCTAGAACACATCCATAATGTTCCAACAACTATGGTGGATGTTTAAACAGATCAGTGCAGTTTGGCGTGGTTCTGCTTGGCAGAGTGGTTTGAAAAGTGTACAAGGTCAGTCGCATCATCAACAGCTAGCCTGCTTTACGATATTCTGACTCTGATTCTGACTGGAATGTCTATCTGTGGTAGCAAAATGTCAGTGCCCTTACTTCTCTCGTTTGGTGCTGGCCAGCCACTGTACGAAGTCTTTAGCCTTGATCTTATCCAGGTAGTGGGTGTAGTCATTGGTGAAAGTTCCGTCTGAATGCCTTTTGAAGCTGTTGATGCCATTCTGTCCTCTCTGCAGCTCATATGTACGCCACCTGGGAGAAACAAAGCATTATGAGGGGCCACAGTGTTTAGTCTCCTTATGATGTGCATGTTAATAATTACTTGAATTGAGTCCATTTTGGAGATTTTAAAACAGAATATTTTTCAATCAGGATTTTTCAATTATTAAATTGGAATTTCAATTTACACCCTGGACTGACTGGATTGAAATGACCCAAACACTGATGTTGCAAAGAATCTGCCAGTTAGAATGTTACAGGAAAATAAATGTTGATTATTATTCAGTAATTTCAATTTAGCAAGGTAACTAACTAGATAAGATAGTTAAGATTATCTTATCTCAATGATTATCTTATATAAGATAAATAAGCATTGAGATAAGATAAGATAGGTAAGCATTGAGAGTCGCCTAAGTTGTTACCCTGACTGGCTGGCTAAGGCTTTGTCCTCTAGCACCATCTCATCAGCACCAGGGCAGAGCAACAGAAGCAGCAGACACCACACTGAaccacacatccctgggtctgggtctgggtctggtcaGGTTCCCTCACTGGAGAAACAGGGAGAAGAGCATGAGCAAATCACATTAACCTAGCCTGAGTCTTGAAGACTTGTGTTGGCTCCACAAGCGAATGCGTAGGCTTTatctcagtgggctaacacagtcttgtggtTCGCAGGAGACCCAAATTCAAACCCAGTTGAtcaaacaaacatgcagtcaatggATGAGTTTTAAACCTGACCTTTTAGAATGTACAGCAGCAGAAGTGGTCCTTGGAAGTCTTCCTCTAGCCTATGTTGCTTGGGTGCATGCAAGAGGAACCGCTGGGAGCTGAAGTCTATTGTAGTCAACACACGGTCCAAAACCCTATCTGTGAGAGAGAGGTACTCCACACTACTGTAGCTTCAAGACACTTTGAGAGAGAGGGGCTTCTTCTCACAAACCACCGCAGATCTGTCATCCTCCCTGTCACTTTATAAGGAGACCAGGTGTCTTCCTGTGACAGCTAGGTCATCTCCCACACTGTTGGATCCACAAGGGGCTCTTAACACTATCCTCAgaccatcgctctctctctctcgctctcttcttctctccctctctttctcattaTAGTAGTCCACATGATGCTCTAGagagccccccctctctctagttTCTCCGTACCCCTCTCTCATTATGGTGGAAGTTATTGAGTCTTCGGAACCTGTTTGAGGTGACCTCTCCATACAGGTCAATGAGTCAGAGTTTTCTGTCAGTGACAACTGTCACTCATACAGCAGGTGTGAACATGGcacatagagatggatagaggacgCACTTGCCGCAAAGCCttttttagcatgggcagcaccgTTTGGGCTTCCTCAATGTTAAAGTAGTCAACTTGGTGGGACTTGCAATGGGTTAAGGAGGGATCACagaattccatccaggtcaccaGGACGGATCAGACAATTAATTATACAGAATTAtagcagtaaatcaccaacctggCTTTATTCCTGTTGATACGACACACTCCAGGTGATGGTATGCACAATTTCAGTTTGTTTATGAACTGTCAATAGACTCAAAGAAATATAAGAAGTGAAAACACTTAAAATGGCGTTCATTATGCTGTCATAGAAGCCATCATAGCAAAGATACAGTAGGTGTGTCCTCTTTCCCATCTCTATGTTGACCTTGTCACGCCTACTCCTGCTCCCCTCTCTGGTGCTCGTTGTCGCCAGTTtactcattattacgcacacctgccaccatcgttacgcgcaccagcccttcatgagactcacctggactccatcaccttcctgattacctcccctatatctgtcactccccttggttctttcctcagccGTTATTGTcgctttctgtttctgtttcatgtctgtatgcTTTTCGGGTTTATTGTTTTGTAAG
Encoded proteins:
- the LOC115166409 gene encoding glucagon-like, yielding MCGSVWCLLLLLLCPGADEMVLEDKALASQSGWRTYELQRGQNGINSFKRHSDGTFTNDYTHYLDKIKAKDFVQWLASTKREKCKELPLNLEGM